Proteins co-encoded in one Metabacillus sp. KUDC1714 genomic window:
- a CDS encoding DUF378 domain-containing protein gives MSAIQRIALLLTIIGAINWGLIGFFGFNLVAAIFGDDSALTRIIYGLVGIAGLLNLGLLFKPSAEVAREPRTEIR, from the coding sequence ATGAGCGCAATTCAACGTATAGCATTGTTACTTACAATAATCGGGGCAATAAACTGGGGACTTATTGGATTTTTCGGATTCAATTTAGTAGCAGCAATTTTCGGCGATGATTCAGCATTAACAAGAATCATCTACGGTCTTGTTGGAATAGCAGGATTACTAAACCTTGGTTTACTCTTCAAGCCTTCAGCAGAAGTTGCAAGGGAACCACGTACTGAAATTCGATAA
- the yugI gene encoding S1 domain-containing post-transcriptional regulator GSP13: protein MTTKYELGSVHTGKVTGIQPYGAFVALDEETQGLVHISEITHGFVKDVNEHLKLNDEVQVKVLSVDENSGKISLSIRATQEAPVEEKREAAPKKPKKRQATVKTETETPQGFNTLKDKLEEWIEQSKREEVKK, encoded by the coding sequence ATGACAACAAAGTACGAATTAGGTAGTGTGCATACAGGTAAAGTTACAGGAATTCAACCATACGGTGCGTTCGTAGCACTTGATGAAGAGACTCAAGGTTTAGTTCACATTTCAGAAATCACTCATGGTTTTGTTAAAGATGTTAACGAACATTTGAAATTAAATGATGAAGTACAAGTGAAAGTACTTTCAGTTGACGAAAATTCAGGGAAAATTAGCTTATCAATTCGTGCTACTCAAGAAGCACCTGTTGAAGAAAAGAGAGAAGCAGCACCTAAAAAACCAAAAAAACGCCAAGCTACTGTTAAAACTGAAACAGAAACTCCACAAGGTTTTAATACATTAAAAGATAAGCTTGAAGAGTGGATCGAGCAATCAAAACGAGAAGAAGTAAAAAAATAA
- a CDS encoding RNA polymerase sigma factor, with translation MTEEELIKKAKQGNMNAFGQLVELHYPVVEKFAYQLGNRQDEIEDITQEVFIRVYRFIDQFTKAKFSTWLYKITLNVTRDFARKRQSNLRKVFKIQQDFRQDGYPEIESTVIRNEEDRILHLAIQKLDEKYRVPIVLYYFHEKKYEEIAEIMSITLSTVKTRILRGKTMLKKVMEELNKKEGDING, from the coding sequence ATGACTGAAGAAGAACTGATAAAAAAAGCAAAGCAAGGAAACATGAACGCATTCGGACAACTTGTAGAACTTCATTATCCTGTCGTTGAAAAGTTCGCCTACCAATTAGGAAATCGCCAAGATGAAATCGAAGATATCACGCAGGAGGTATTCATCCGTGTTTATCGGTTTATTGACCAATTTACTAAGGCGAAATTTTCAACCTGGTTATATAAGATTACGTTAAACGTGACGAGAGATTTTGCGAGAAAACGCCAATCAAACCTGCGAAAGGTTTTTAAGATACAACAAGACTTTCGACAAGATGGTTATCCTGAAATAGAATCAACAGTAATCAGGAACGAAGAAGATCGTATTCTACACTTAGCTATTCAAAAACTTGATGAAAAATATCGAGTGCCGATTGTATTATATTACTTTCACGAAAAAAAATATGAAGAAATTGCTGAAATTATGTCAATTACCTTATCAACTGTAAAAACTAGAATATTACGAGGAAAGACAATGCTGAAAAAAGTGATGGAAGAGCTTAATAAAAAAGAAGGTGACATAAATGGATGA
- a CDS encoding aminotransferase, with product MIEPSHYLSNTVKDLKPSGIRKFFDLAAGMEGVISLGVGEPDFVTPWNVREACILSLEQGYTSYTANAGLIELRNEISYYLKEKTNIDYSPKHEILVTVGASQALDVALRAIVNPGDEVIIIEPSFVSYASLVSLAGGVPVSIQTSGEMEFKLQPAELEKAITEKTKAIILCSPNNPTGTALVKEELERIAEIIEKHDLLVISDEIYAELTYDDVYTSFVSIDGMAERTILVNGFSKGFAMTGWRLGYVAANSEFLSAMLKIHQYSMMCAPTMAQYAAIEAMKNGKEDVLHMKKSYRQRRNLFVGALNDIGLTCHVPGGAFYAFPSIQITNLSSEEFAEQLLLEEKVAVVPGNVFGESGEGYIRCSYASSLDQLQEALKRMKRFVQKRV from the coding sequence ATGATAGAACCCTCGCATTACCTTTCTAATACGGTAAAAGATTTAAAACCATCTGGAATACGAAAGTTTTTTGATTTAGCTGCTGGTATGGAAGGTGTTATTTCTTTAGGTGTTGGTGAACCAGACTTTGTAACTCCTTGGAATGTTAGAGAAGCATGTATCCTTTCACTTGAGCAAGGTTATACATCTTATACAGCAAATGCTGGCTTAATCGAATTGAGAAATGAAATTAGCTATTATTTAAAAGAAAAAACAAATATTGATTATAGCCCAAAACATGAAATATTAGTAACTGTTGGGGCAAGCCAAGCACTTGACGTTGCTTTAAGAGCGATTGTAAACCCTGGTGATGAGGTAATCATCATTGAACCTAGCTTTGTTTCTTATGCATCACTTGTTTCATTAGCAGGCGGTGTTCCTGTGTCGATCCAAACTAGTGGGGAAATGGAATTTAAACTGCAGCCTGCTGAGCTTGAAAAGGCAATCACTGAAAAAACAAAAGCGATTATCTTATGTTCGCCAAATAACCCAACAGGTACAGCTCTTGTTAAAGAAGAGCTAGAGCGAATTGCTGAAATCATTGAAAAACATGATTTACTTGTCATTTCTGATGAAATCTATGCAGAGCTTACATATGATGATGTGTATACAAGCTTTGTTTCAATTGATGGGATGGCAGAACGTACGATTCTTGTTAATGGATTTTCAAAGGGCTTTGCAATGACAGGCTGGCGTTTAGGATATGTAGCAGCAAATTCCGAATTTTTAAGTGCAATGTTAAAAATTCACCAATATTCAATGATGTGTGCTCCTACAATGGCTCAATACGCTGCAATAGAAGCGATGAAAAACGGCAAAGAAGATGTTCTTCATATGAAAAAGAGTTATAGACAGCGTAGGAATTTGTTTGTTGGAGCGTTAAATGATATCGGATTAACTTGTCATGTACCTGGTGGAGCATTCTATGCGTTTCCATCGATTCAAATAACAAATCTTTCTTCAGAGGAATTTGCTGAACAATTGTTACTAGAAGAAAAAGTAGCAGTTGTTCCTGGGAATGTATTTGGTGAGTCTGGAGAAGGTTATATCCGTTGTTCCTATGCATCTTCATTAGATCAGCTTCAAGAGGCTTTAAAAAGAATGAAACGCTTTGTTCAGAAGCGAGTTTAA